The following proteins are encoded in a genomic region of Variovorax paradoxus:
- a CDS encoding GntR family transcriptional regulator, with protein sequence MNATVLEDSATPSFSPLYQQIKTLILQSLQAGEWKPGEPIPSEMDLAARYRVSQGTVRKAIDELAAENLLVRRQGKGTFVATHAEQHVQYRFLKLVPDVGTPSTEGPAERTIVDCRRQRASADVARALGLRTGDAVLQVRRVLAYGGVPTILEDLWLPGAPFKGLTAERLRAWPGPMYAMFETEFGVRMVRAEEKIRAVLPDAEQAALLDVSLQMPLLSVERLAHTYHDTPMELRRGLYRTDTHHYRNQLG encoded by the coding sequence ATGAATGCCACCGTCCTCGAAGACTCTGCGACGCCCTCCTTCAGTCCGCTCTATCAGCAGATCAAGACATTGATCCTGCAGAGCCTGCAGGCCGGCGAGTGGAAGCCGGGCGAGCCGATTCCGAGCGAGATGGACCTTGCAGCGCGCTATCGCGTGAGCCAGGGCACGGTGCGCAAGGCCATCGACGAGCTGGCGGCCGAAAACCTGCTGGTGCGGCGCCAGGGCAAGGGCACCTTCGTCGCCACGCATGCCGAGCAGCACGTGCAGTACCGCTTTCTGAAGCTCGTGCCCGATGTCGGCACCCCGAGCACCGAAGGCCCGGCCGAGCGCACCATCGTCGATTGCCGCCGCCAGCGCGCCTCGGCCGACGTGGCGCGCGCACTGGGCCTGCGCACGGGCGACGCGGTGCTGCAGGTGCGGCGCGTGCTCGCCTACGGGGGCGTGCCCACGATTCTCGAAGACCTCTGGCTCCCCGGCGCGCCGTTCAAGGGCCTTACGGCCGAGCGGCTGCGCGCTTGGCCGGGGCCGATGTACGCGATGTTCGAGACCGAATTCGGCGTGCGCATGGTGCGCGCGGAAGAAAAAATCCGCGCGGTGCTCCCGGATGCGGAGCAGGCGGCGTTGCTCGACGTGTCGCTGCAAATGCCCTTGCTCAGCGTGGAGCGGCTGGCCCACACCTATCACGACACGCCGATGGAATTGCGCCGCGGCCTCTATCGCACTGACACGCACCACTACCGGAACCAGCTCGGCTGA
- a CDS encoding bifunctional aconitate hydratase 2/2-methylisocitrate dehydratase: MLQAYVDHVAERAALGIPPLPLSAKQTAEAIELLKSANAKDGAFLLDLLTYRVPAGVDDAAKVKASYLAAVAHGTEKNAFITRARATELLGTMLGGYNISPMIDLLDDAEVGAVAAEGLKKTLLMFDQFHDVKEKADKGNAHAKGVLQSWADAEWFTSRPEVPQSITVSIFKVAGEINTDDLSPAPDATTRPDIPMHALAMHKNARPGIVPEEDGKRGPVKFIEDLRARGHLVAYAGDVVGTGSSRKSATNSVLWFTGEDIPFVPNKRFGGVCLGGKIAPIFYNTMEDSGALPIELDVAQMNMGDVVELRPYEGKALKDGKVIAEFTVKSDVLFDEVRAGGRIPLIIGRGLTAKAREALGLPVSTLFRLPTSPVDTKKGFSLAQKMVGRACGLPEGTGVRPGTYCEPKMTSVGSQDTTGPMTRDELKDLACLGFSADLVMQSFCHTAAYPKKVDVKMHHELPEFMANRGGVSLRPGDGVIHSWLNRLLTPDTVGTGGDSHTRFPIGISFPAGSGLVAFAAATGVMPLDMPESVLVRFKGKMQPGVTLRDLVNAIPLYAIKSGLLTVAKQGKKNIFSGRILEIEGLPDLKVEQAFELSDASAERSAAGCTVHLNKEPIIEYINSNITLMKWMIAEGYADARTLARRIAAQEAWLKDPQLLKGDADADYAAVIEIDLAEIHEPIVACPNDPDDVKTLSDVAGAVIDEVFIGSCMTNIGHFRAASKLLEGKRDIPVKLWIAPPTKMDAQQLTEEGHYGVFGNAGARTEMPGCSLCMGNQAQVREGATVMSTSTRNFPNRLGKNTNVYLGSAELAAICSRLGRIPTREEYMAATGVLDASSAQIYQYLNFDKIDDYKTEAVAPAAVAA, from the coding sequence ATGTTGCAAGCCTACGTTGACCATGTTGCCGAACGCGCCGCGCTCGGTATTCCGCCGCTGCCATTGAGCGCGAAGCAAACCGCCGAAGCCATCGAGCTCCTCAAGAGCGCGAATGCCAAGGACGGTGCCTTCCTGCTCGATCTGCTCACCTATCGCGTGCCCGCCGGCGTCGACGACGCGGCCAAGGTCAAGGCGAGCTACCTGGCGGCCGTGGCCCACGGTACCGAGAAGAACGCGTTCATTACGCGCGCCCGTGCCACCGAATTGCTCGGCACCATGCTCGGCGGCTACAACATCAGCCCGATGATCGACCTGCTCGACGACGCCGAGGTCGGCGCCGTGGCGGCCGAAGGCCTGAAGAAAACCCTGTTGATGTTCGACCAGTTCCACGACGTCAAGGAAAAGGCCGACAAGGGCAACGCCCACGCCAAGGGCGTGCTGCAAAGCTGGGCCGATGCCGAATGGTTCACCAGCCGTCCCGAAGTGCCGCAAAGCATCACGGTCAGCATCTTCAAGGTGGCCGGTGAAATCAACACCGACGATCTCTCCCCCGCACCCGACGCCACCACACGTCCCGACATTCCGATGCACGCCCTGGCGATGCACAAGAACGCCCGCCCCGGCATCGTTCCTGAAGAAGACGGCAAGCGCGGCCCGGTGAAGTTCATCGAAGACCTGCGCGCGCGCGGCCACCTCGTGGCCTATGCCGGCGACGTGGTCGGCACCGGTTCCTCGCGCAAGAGCGCCACCAACTCGGTGCTGTGGTTCACCGGCGAAGACATTCCCTTCGTGCCCAACAAGCGTTTCGGCGGCGTCTGCCTCGGCGGCAAGATCGCCCCGATCTTCTACAACACCATGGAAGACTCGGGCGCACTGCCGATCGAACTCGACGTGGCGCAGATGAACATGGGCGACGTGGTCGAACTGCGCCCCTACGAAGGCAAGGCGCTGAAGGACGGCAAGGTCATCGCCGAATTCACCGTCAAGAGCGACGTGCTGTTCGACGAAGTGCGCGCCGGCGGCCGCATTCCGCTGATCATCGGCCGCGGCCTCACGGCCAAGGCGCGCGAAGCACTGGGCCTGCCCGTGTCGACGCTGTTCCGCCTGCCGACCAGCCCGGTCGACACCAAGAAGGGCTTCTCGCTCGCGCAGAAGATGGTCGGCCGCGCCTGCGGCCTGCCCGAAGGCACCGGCGTTCGCCCCGGCACCTACTGCGAACCCAAGATGACCTCGGTCGGCTCGCAGGACACCACAGGCCCGATGACGCGCGACGAGCTGAAGGACCTGGCTTGCCTGGGCTTCTCGGCCGACCTCGTGATGCAGTCGTTCTGTCACACGGCGGCGTACCCGAAGAAGGTCGACGTCAAGATGCACCATGAACTGCCCGAGTTCATGGCCAATCGCGGCGGCGTGTCGCTGCGCCCCGGCGACGGCGTCATCCACAGCTGGCTCAACCGCCTGCTGACGCCCGACACCGTCGGCACCGGCGGCGACAGCCACACCCGTTTCCCCATCGGCATCAGCTTCCCGGCCGGCTCCGGCCTCGTGGCTTTCGCCGCGGCCACCGGCGTGATGCCGCTGGACATGCCCGAGTCGGTGCTCGTGCGCTTCAAGGGCAAGATGCAGCCCGGCGTGACGCTGCGCGACCTGGTCAACGCCATTCCGCTGTACGCCATCAAGTCGGGTCTGCTGACGGTGGCCAAGCAGGGCAAGAAGAACATCTTCTCGGGCCGTATCCTCGAAATCGAAGGCCTGCCCGACCTGAAGGTGGAGCAAGCCTTCGAACTGAGCGACGCTTCGGCCGAACGCTCGGCGGCCGGCTGCACGGTGCACCTGAACAAGGAACCGATCATCGAGTACATCAACAGCAACATCACGCTGATGAAGTGGATGATTGCCGAAGGCTATGCCGATGCCCGCACGCTGGCACGCCGCATCGCCGCGCAGGAAGCCTGGCTCAAGGACCCGCAATTGCTCAAGGGCGATGCCGACGCCGACTACGCCGCCGTCATCGAAATCGACCTGGCCGAGATCCACGAACCCATCGTGGCCTGCCCGAACGACCCTGACGACGTGAAGACGCTCAGCGACGTGGCCGGTGCCGTGATCGACGAAGTGTTCATCGGCTCGTGCATGACCAACATCGGCCACTTCCGCGCCGCGTCGAAGCTGCTCGAAGGCAAGCGCGACATCCCGGTCAAGCTGTGGATCGCGCCGCCCACCAAGATGGATGCCCAGCAGCTCACCGAAGAAGGCCACTACGGCGTGTTCGGCAATGCCGGTGCGCGCACCGAGATGCCGGGCTGCTCGCTGTGCATGGGCAACCAGGCGCAGGTGCGCGAAGGCGCCACGGTGATGTCGACCAGCACCCGCAACTTCCCGAACCGCCTGGGCAAGAACACCAACGTGTACCTGGGCTCGGCCGAACTGGCCGCCATCTGCTCGCGCCTGGGCCGCATTCCGACGCGCGAGGAGTACATGGCCGCGACGGGCGTGCTCGATGCGTCGAGCGCGCAGATCTACCAGTACCTGAACTTCGACAAGATCGACGACTACAAGACCGAAGCCGTCGCGCCTGCCGCAGTCGCAGCCTGA
- a CDS encoding HpcH/HpaI aldolase/citrate lyase family protein, translating to MTKAIHPGEVLLGAQAGAVTLPVCDHYSGVEARMKKSLALQAEMAEEFGACVFDVTLDCEDGAPVGGEAEHAALVTELALAAKPGMRVGVRVHPVDHAAFAGDVVTIAGRAGHRLSHLMVPKVESVADVLQAVAALEAADADALPLHVLIESPLAVHHAFEIAAHPRVQSLSFGLMDFVSAHAGAIPADGMGAAGQFTHPLVVRAKLAIASAAHAYGKVPSHCVVTEFSDTGAMRTAARKAATEFGYTRMWSIHPSQIRPILEAFAPDEAQIQIAVEIITNAARANWAPTQIDGTLHDRASYRHFWQVLTRAHATGRALPAEAKAWFALAAS from the coding sequence ATGACGAAGGCCATTCATCCGGGCGAAGTGCTGCTCGGTGCACAAGCAGGCGCCGTGACGCTGCCCGTGTGCGACCACTACAGCGGCGTTGAAGCGCGCATGAAGAAGAGCCTCGCGCTCCAGGCCGAGATGGCCGAGGAGTTCGGCGCTTGCGTGTTCGACGTCACCCTCGACTGCGAAGACGGCGCCCCCGTGGGCGGCGAGGCGGAGCATGCGGCGCTCGTGACCGAACTGGCGCTCGCTGCAAAGCCGGGCATGCGCGTCGGCGTGCGCGTTCATCCGGTCGATCACGCGGCCTTCGCGGGCGACGTGGTCACCATTGCCGGACGGGCCGGCCACCGGCTCAGCCACCTGATGGTGCCCAAGGTCGAGTCCGTGGCCGATGTGTTGCAGGCTGTCGCAGCCCTCGAGGCGGCGGATGCCGATGCACTGCCGCTGCACGTGCTCATCGAGTCGCCGCTGGCCGTGCACCACGCGTTCGAAATCGCGGCGCATCCGCGCGTGCAATCGCTGAGCTTCGGCCTGATGGACTTCGTTTCGGCTCATGCTGGCGCCATTCCCGCCGACGGCATGGGCGCGGCCGGGCAGTTCACGCATCCGCTGGTGGTGCGCGCCAAGCTGGCGATTGCATCGGCGGCGCATGCGTATGGCAAGGTGCCTTCGCATTGCGTGGTTACCGAGTTCAGCGACACCGGCGCCATGCGCACGGCGGCCCGCAAGGCGGCCACCGAATTCGGCTACACGCGCATGTGGAGCATTCACCCGAGCCAGATCCGGCCGATCCTCGAGGCGTTTGCGCCGGACGAGGCCCAGATTCAAATTGCCGTAGAAATCATTACAAATGCCGCACGCGCGAATTGGGCGCCGACACAAATTGATGGCACATTGCACGACCGCGCGAGCTATCGCCATTTCTGGCAAGTGCTGACGCGCGCCCATGCAACAGGGCGCGCGCTGCCTGCAGAGGCAAAAGCCTGGTTTGCACTCGCGGCCTCCTGA
- the tam gene encoding trans-aconitate 2-methyltransferase yields MLDWNPALYRRYEDERTRPAQELLARVPLPEAARAVDLGCGPGNSTELLVHRFPKAQVTGTDNSEAMLASARERLPQARFELSDIATWAPQEAPDLIYANAALQWVPDHETLIPRLFAALAPGGVLAIQMPDNREEPTHRLMRAVAAEAPWAEPIGDADRMRTLLLPLGGYYDLLAPQAARVDVWHTIYQHPMADAAAIVEWVRGTGLKPFVDRLPADLQASYLAEYERRVDQAYPARADGKRLLAFPRMFIVAQRKA; encoded by the coding sequence ATGCTCGACTGGAACCCCGCGCTATACCGTCGCTACGAGGACGAGCGCACCCGACCCGCACAGGAACTCCTGGCGCGGGTACCGTTGCCGGAGGCGGCCCGCGCGGTCGACCTCGGTTGCGGGCCGGGCAATTCCACCGAGCTGCTGGTCCATCGGTTCCCGAAGGCGCAAGTCACCGGGACCGACAACTCCGAAGCCATGCTGGCCAGCGCACGCGAGCGCCTGCCGCAAGCGCGCTTCGAGTTGAGCGACATCGCGACCTGGGCGCCGCAAGAAGCGCCCGACCTTATTTATGCCAACGCAGCCCTGCAGTGGGTGCCGGACCACGAAACGCTGATCCCGCGCCTGTTCGCTGCGCTGGCGCCGGGTGGCGTGCTCGCCATCCAGATGCCCGATAACCGCGAAGAGCCCACGCACCGCCTGATGCGCGCCGTGGCCGCCGAAGCGCCTTGGGCCGAGCCCATCGGCGACGCCGACCGCATGCGCACCCTGTTGTTGCCGCTCGGCGGCTACTACGACCTGCTGGCGCCCCAAGCGGCCAGGGTCGATGTGTGGCACACCATCTACCAGCACCCCATGGCCGATGCCGCGGCCATCGTCGAATGGGTGCGCGGCACGGGGCTCAAGCCTTTCGTCGACCGCTTGCCGGCCGACCTGCAGGCAAGCTACCTCGCCGAGTACGAGCGCCGTGTCGATCAGGCCTATCCCGCACGCGCAGACGGCAAGCGATTGCTGGCCTTTCCGCGCATGTTCATCGTGGCGCAGAGAAAAGCATGA
- a CDS encoding malate dehydrogenase produces the protein MSKKPVRVAVTGAAGQIGYALLFRIASGEMLGKDQPVILQLLEIPDEKAQKALKGVMMELDDCAFPLLAGMEAHGDPMTAFKDADYALLVGSRPRGPGMERAELLAVNGAIFTAQGKALNAVASRNVKVLVVGNPANTNAYIAMKSAPDLPRKNFTAMLRLDHNRAASQIAAKTGKPVADIEKLTVWGNHSPTMYADYRFATIKGESVAKMINDQEWNANTFLPTVGKRGAAIIEARGLSSAASAANAAIDHMRDWALGTNGKWVTMGIPSDGQYGIPKDTMFGFPVTCENGEYKLVEGLEIDAFSQERINKTLEELQGEQAGVAHLL, from the coding sequence ATGAGCAAAAAACCCGTCCGCGTTGCCGTCACCGGTGCCGCCGGCCAAATCGGTTACGCCCTGTTGTTCCGTATCGCGTCGGGCGAAATGCTCGGCAAAGACCAGCCGGTCATCCTGCAACTGCTCGAAATCCCCGACGAAAAAGCCCAGAAGGCGCTCAAGGGCGTGATGATGGAACTCGACGACTGCGCATTCCCGCTCTTGGCCGGCATGGAAGCCCACGGCGACCCGATGACCGCCTTCAAGGATGCCGACTACGCGCTCCTGGTCGGCTCGCGTCCGCGCGGCCCGGGCATGGAACGCGCCGAGCTGCTGGCCGTCAACGGCGCCATCTTCACGGCGCAGGGCAAGGCCCTGAACGCCGTCGCCAGCCGCAACGTCAAGGTGCTGGTGGTCGGCAACCCCGCCAACACCAACGCCTACATCGCGATGAAGAGCGCACCCGACCTGCCGCGCAAGAACTTCACCGCCATGCTACGCCTGGACCACAACCGCGCCGCCAGCCAGATCGCCGCCAAGACCGGCAAGCCCGTGGCCGACATCGAGAAGCTCACCGTCTGGGGCAACCACTCGCCCACGATGTACGCCGACTACCGCTTTGCCACCATCAAGGGCGAAAGCGTCGCCAAGATGATCAACGACCAGGAATGGAACGCCAACACCTTCCTGCCGACCGTCGGCAAGCGCGGCGCGGCCATCATCGAAGCCCGCGGCCTGTCGTCGGCCGCATCGGCCGCCAACGCCGCCATCGACCACATGCGCGACTGGGCCCTGGGCACCAACGGCAAGTGGGTCACCATGGGCATCCCGTCGGACGGCCAGTACGGCATTCCGAAGGACACGATGTTCGGCTTCCCGGTCACCTGCGAAAACGGCGAGTACAAGCTGGTCGAAGGCCTGGAAATCGACGCCTTCAGCCAGGAACGCATCAACAAGACGCTGGAAGAGCTGCAAGGCGAACAAGCCGGCGTTGCGCACCTCCTGTAA